A window from Vanessa atalanta chromosome 18, ilVanAtal1.2, whole genome shotgun sequence encodes these proteins:
- the LOC125071037 gene encoding uncharacterized protein LOC125071037, translating into MSTVKNYIKIDLNIGDQLTSISCGHIVVEIIKFLAYQRLQIPYTYQWLKEIVNKRKACENIKEGFQSERHFRTASAALDNLDFIIKSLLKEISGASVPEEICIALGSTPITCKEVYRLILPTSCHMPQCHSSNIASDQKIQRTVFKNLVTSEKLSEVFFNSISPTNMYVFLKKNPLCNQDIVCSDSFVFVNGYKLPRSCKVIVLDFKAQNPENISCCNKFQVFGDVISKNLDNLNINSDDSGHNFNSIESTDEIKWFQSSYIMKGFKDCVVNGSSVTNAWCES; encoded by the exons atgagtacagtaaaaaactatattaaaattgatttgaacATAGGGGATCAATTAACGTCTATATCCTGTGGACATATTgtagtagaaattataaaatttttagcaTATCAAAGACTTCAAATTCCTTATACTTATCAGTGGTtaaaagaaattgtaaataaacgaAAGGCTTGTGAAAATATAAAGGAAGGCTTTCAGTCTGAAAGGCATTTTCGTACAGCGTCTGCAGCTTTGGATAaccttgattttattattaag agtcttttaaaagaaattagtGGTGCAAGTGTACCTGAAGAGATTTGCATAGCCTTAGGTTCAACACCTATTACTTGCAAAGAAGTATACCGCCTTATTCTGCCAACTAGTTGTCACATGCCACAATGCCATTCAAGCAATATTGCAAGTGATCAGAAAATACAAAGAACTGTTTTCAA aAATTTAGTGACATCAGAGAAGTTAAGTGAAGTTTTCTTTAATTCAATATCTCCGACCAACATGTAtgtgttcttaaaaaaaaatcctttatgcAATCAAGATATTGTTTGCAGTGAcagttttgtatttgttaacGGATACAAATTACCCAGAAGTTGTAAAGTTattgttttagattttaaagCACAGAATCCCGAAAATATATCATGTTGTAATAAGTTTCAAGTATTTGGTGATGTTATCAGTAAAAACTTAGATAACCTTAACATAAATAGTGATGATTCTGGGCACAATTTTAATAGTATAGAGTCGACTGATGAAATCAAATGGTTTCAATCTTCTTACATAATGAAAGGTTTTAAGGATTGCGTTGTTAACGGTAGCTCAGTCACCAATGCCTGGTGCGAGTCTTGA
- the LOC125070872 gene encoding 63 kDa chaperonin, mitochondrial-like — MYRIQNLLKILNQKLSYSISSQRFFAKEVRFGPDVRALMLQGVDILADAVAVTLGPKGRNVILEQAFGPPKITKDGVTVAKGIELKDRFQNIGAKLVQNVANKTNEEAGDGTTTATILARAIAREGFDSISKGANPIEIRKGVMLAVETVTAHLRKISKPIKLAEEIEQVATISANGDKSIGKLIADAMNRVGKDGIITVKDGKTLYDEMEVVEGIQIEKGYVSPYFINSKKGPKVEYNDALILYSDKKIFTASQIVPALEIANTHKKPLIIIAEDYEGEPLSVLVVNKLKIGLQVAAIKAPSFGEYRKNTLIDLAIATGGVIFEDNENLIRLEDCQLESLGRVDEVIITKDSTLLLNGKGDKKEIEERIELLRSEYDETTKEFDRQRILDRISRLKSRVCILRIGGCSEVEVNEKKDRVNDALNATRAAIAEGIVPGGGAALVRCIPELANLKPPNSDQAIGINIIKKALRTPCLTIASNAGCDGSVVVSKVESMTLNYGYDVLNNEYVDMIERGIIDPTKVVRSALTDASGVASLLTTAEAAICDLSSEKDSPSLGRESAGVTIY, encoded by the coding sequence ATGTAtcgtatacaaaatttattaaaaatattaaatcagaaattgagttattcaatTTCAAGCCAACGTTTCTTCGCGAAGGAAGTGCGTTTCGGTCCAGATGTAAGGGCTCTTATGTTACAAGGGGTTGATATTCTAGCCGATGCAGTGGCAGTCACATTAGGTCCAAAAGGAAGAAATGTAATTTTAGAGCAAGCATTTGGACCgccaaaaataacaaaagacgGAGTTACCGTTGCAAAGGGAATCGAACTTAAAGACAGATTTCAAAATATTGGTGCAAAGCTTGTTCAAAATGTTGCGAATAAGACTAATGAAGAAGCTGGGGACGGAACAACAACAGCAACAATTTTAGCTAGAGCTATAGCAAGAGAAGGTTTTGACAGTATTTCGAAAGGTGCTAATCCTATTGAAATTAGAAAAGGTGTTATGTTGGCAGTCGAGACCGTAACGGCACATTTAAGGAAAATATCTAAACCTATTAAACTTGCAGAAGAAATTGAACAAGTAGCTACAATTTCTGCTAATGGTGACAAGAGCATAGGAAAACTTATAGCAGATGCAATGAATAGAGTTGGTAAAGATGGAATTATAACTGTAAAAGATGGAAAAACATTATACGACGAAATGGAAGTAGTAGAAGGTATACAAATTGAGAAAGGTTATGTGTCTCCCTATTTTATAAACTCAAAAAAGGGCCCTAAAGTAGAATATAATGACGCTTTAATTCTCTACTCGGACAAGAAGATTTTTACAGCCAGCCAAATTGTCCCAGCCTTAGAAATTGCGAACACTCATAAGAaaccattaattattatagcagAAGATTATGAGGGCGAACCTTTATCAGTattagtagtaaataaattaaaaattggctTGCAAGTGGCCGCTATTAAAGCGCCAAGTTTTGGTGAATATAGAAAAAACACATTAATTGATCTTGCTATCGCCACTGGTGGTGTGATTTTTGaagataatgaaaatttaatacgaCTGGAAGACTGTCAACTTGAAAGTCTTGGAAGAGTTGAtgaagtaataataacaaaagattCTACGCTTCTATTAAATGGAAAAGGAGATAAAAAGGAAATAGAAGAACGAATTGAATTATTGCGATCTGAATATGACGAAACTACAAAAGAATTTGATAGGCAGAGAATATTGGATCGAATTTCAAGGCTAAAAAGTAGAGTTTGCATTTTACGTATTGGAGGATGTAGTGAGGTAgaagtaaatgaaaaaaaagatcGAGTAAATGATGCTCTCAATGCAACTCGAGCGGCAATAGCTGAAGGAATTGTCCCTGGGGGCGGCGCAGCTCTAGTTCGTTGTATACCAGAACTAGCAAACTTAAAACCACCTAATTCTGATCAAGCAattggaataaatataattaaaaaggcgTTACGTACTCCATGTTTAACAATTGCAAGTAATGCTGGTTGTGACGGTTCTGTCGTAGTATCAAAAGTTGAAAGTATGACTTTGAACTACGGATACGATGTACTTAATAATGAGTACGTCGATATGATTGAAAGAGGTATTATAGACCCAACAAAAGTAGTCAGAAGTGCATTGACTGATGCCAGTGGGGTAGCATCTCTATTGACTACTGCTGAAGCGGCGATTTGTGATTTGTCATCAGAAAAAGATAGTCCAAGTCTTGGACGTGAGAGTGCGGgtgttacaatatattaa
- the LOC125071036 gene encoding beta-1,3-galactosyltransferase 5-like — protein MKMPKKLVFLIIIALISLLIWIYHTSNFDYNSSVLVLKQNNYFRSTLIQPSNTSCNRNPFLVIIITSYVGHVELRSAHRRAMPPDYLASLRVTRIFLLAKIPTNERYITQEAINDENNTYGDILQGSFFENYRNLTHKHLMGLEWASSICKNASFILKVDDDTVFNFNRTYNFLKKLPKGDKNLLMGYVLNNTLPRRNKQNKWYVTFEEYNRNIYPPYLSGWYYIISPKIASVMCEEAMYNTYFWIDDIFVTGLLSESLGLKLKELPKNFWLEYYELLECCLRDMVTKSMKCDYVVGPNGGRNNLIVEFNEAYNNCQARNCTQRPKDHDLKTDCIVGKERAIFSDGQAEVHHINL, from the exons atgaaaatgccAAAAAAACTAGTcttcttaattataattgctTTGATATCACTGTTAATATGGATATACCATACTTCAAATTTCGATTATAACAGTTCAGTTCTCgtcttaaaacaaaacaattatttccgAAGTACTCTTATACAACCATCTAATACCTCCTGTAATC GAAATCCATTTCTAGTGATTATTATTACTTCATATGTAGGACATGTTGAACTCCGAAGTGCCCACAGGCGAGCTATGCCTCCAGATTATTTAGCATCACTAAGAGTTACAAGAATATTTTTGCTAGCAAAAATACCGACAAATGAAAG ATATATAACACAAGAGGCCATCAATgatgaaaataatacatatggTGATATACTCCAAGGTTCTTTCTTCGAAAACTACAGAAATCTTACACATAAACATCTCATGGGACTAGAGTGGGCCTCTAGTATATGCAAGAAtgcttcatttatattaaaagttgatGATGATACAGTTTTCAACTTCAATCGAACATATAACTTCCTTAAAAAACTACCAAAAGgagataaaaatttattaatgggGTATGTCTTAAACAACACTCTACCAagaagaaataaacaaaataaatggtaTGTCACATTTGAAGAATATAACAGGAATATTTATCCGCCATATTTGTCTGGCTGGTACTACATTATAAGCCCAAAAATTGCATCTGTAATGTGTGAAGAAGCCATgtacaatacatatttttggATAGATGACATCTTTGTTACTGGGCTACTTTCTGAATCTCTTGGGTTAAAATTAAAGGAACTTCCTAAAAACTTCTGGTTGGAGTATTATGAACTACTTGAATGTTGCCTTCGAGACATGGTAACAAAATCTATGAAGTGTGACTATGTCGTTGGCCCTAATGGTGGAAGAAACAATCTGATTGTGGAATTCAATGAAGCTTACAATAACTGTCAGGCGAGAAATTGTACACAGAGACCGAAAGATCATGATCTGAAAACTGATTGTATTGTGGGTAAAGAGAGAGCAATTTTTAGTGACGGACAAGCAGAAGTACACCATATTAACTTGTAG